gcgcgcgcgcacaaGCACAAGCacgtggaggggcagaaggagagggagaagcaggctcctggttgagtggggagcccaatacagggctcgatcccaaaaccctaggatcatgacctgagctgaaggcagacatgtatctgactgagccacccaggtgcccctagactattttcattttgcaatttTTTATAACTGTGAATTTCTAAATAGgaaggtggttttttttaatagatcttTGTAGAACCTACTTTTAAAATTACCTCTGAATAGAGGTATCCTGTCTTTATGCCCTGATTCTGAAAGATTgcatttcctccttctctttgccTACCTCCATATCCACCTACAACATCCAGTCTTCCGCCATTATTCTTCGGGTACTACTCTCATGTAAAATCTTGAGCATCATCCACAGAATTTTATCAAAAAGGATTTTGTATCTGTGATTTCAAATCTGGGATTCTCCATTCATTCTCCTCAAGTACATTCTAAAAGTGACTCAAAGCTCTCAGTTACTTATGAATATAAAGAAGTTGAAGACTTTGATGATCTAGCTAGCCAGTGATAGCTTTGTCTTCTTAGGTCTAAGGCAAATGTGTCAAATACCTACCACACCATAGTAAATATCACTATTAACAATATTTTCTGCTGCTCAGAATTTGTTTCAAGAACTTTACAAGTAGATATTACCAGTCATTGAGGGCTAGTGCTTGAGTTGAAACCCACTTAAATTCCTGGGCTGAGAAATTTCTCCTTGCCTTGTATAATGTGCCTTCTTTTCAATCAGGGATTACATTCTGTTTCTAATCCACAATTTGTGCCATTTCAGGGCCCAAATATCCTTTCACTATTGGTGTTATAGACATACATACTTAGTCCGAGCTACATATGgcatttattacataaatatttatatacatttcatcTGTGTTACTTGACTCTAAGCATAAGGGCAAGGACTGTGTTGTGTACTActttgtatcttctttaaaaataatcaatttaggggcgcctaggtggctcagttggttaagcgactgccttcggctcaggtcatgatcctggagtcccgggatcgagtcctgcattgggctccctgctcagtgggaggtctgcttctccctctggccctcttccctcttgtgctctctgtctctcattctctctctcaaataaataaataagatctttaaaaaagaaaaaataataatcaatttaggggcgcctgggtggctcagatggttaagcatctgccttaggctcaggtcatgggattgaggcccgcatcgggctccctgctcagcggagagtctgcttctccttctccctctgctgttcccccttcttgtgctctctccatctctctgtcaagtaaataaaatcttttaaaaaaaataaaaataaacttacatgTATGTACTATTGTGTTCTTTTTGCTTGGATTTATTTTCTACTGCATTTTCTCTTccatctgtgtgttttgtttaacCATAGACATAACTGGGtttatccctatcaaaatattttaaaaggagttaGCCTATATAGTATGGCTCCTGTTCTTAAACAATTATTGCCTAGCTAGGTCTCATTTTAATTGACAGAACTTAATTACAAGGTACAATCCACTTGCCTATTTCTCTGTAAACCCTGTTTTCTACTTTGAACACACTCAGTAACATGGCCCAGAAAATTTGAAGATTCTCCTCTTTCTAGGACCATGATAACTATGTTAAATCTTTATCAGCTGCTGTCATTTAGAAGGGGCAGGTTGGGCTGGAGCTAAATTGCACTTTAGTCATTGGCTCTGGTTTTTTAGTCAAATGAAATCCTAAAGTGATTTTTTACATGTTAGCATTTTTCTAGGGCTTTAGTGTTATGTCTGAACAAGATTTGGTTCTCCTTGTATTTTAAGATCTTACATGTGTTTGCACCATCTGTAAAAGGAAAGCTTCTTCAGAGGCAAGAGCAGTCTGACCCTCAGATACTTGTTAACTTTCCGTAGAAAAGACACTGAGCTCCCTATCCTAGGGATCTTCCTTTCCAGTCTTGATTGCCTTCCCCAGTATGTTGGATATGACTTGTCATTCATGATATATGTCAAATATAGTTTGGTAATGCAAACGTAAGGTGATATTAGGTGAGCTTGTTTCGTTTTTGTGAATAATTAAGTTTTGTAAGTATGATTTGATCTGAAAAATTTTATAGTGGAAGATGCCaagtaatatataaataagaccctaaacatatataaaatatgcccTTAAGAAGCAGAACAATGCTAGTTGGTCCCTGTCAGTTTGGCTTTCTGGATTAGCAGGATCACCACTCTTTAATAGGACTTTAAATGatgacagaaatattttattatttgtgcttTCTGGTACagcactagccacatgtagctatttaatacttgaaatgtggctaatgtgaCTGAGgtactaaatttttaatttaattgatttgAATTAGCTAATGGTTATCCTACTGAACAATGCAGATATGAATTGTTTTGGTTAGGGACCCAAGAAAACAAGTGTTTTAATCTAACAGTGTTTAACCTACTTCAGGATCTGCAACAGCTCTGTTTACATCAAAATAACAAACAGAAATAGATCATGGAAAGTCATTGGAGGGCCTCTGGGTGTAAGAAACATGGGTGCAGAGGTGTTAACATATAGAGATTTTTATGAAggaatctaaatattttaattaggaaTATTACAGAAATGTAATATAGGtcaaagcagaaaacaaacaatgatatataatatgttcaattctacaaatatttattggattcCTATAGGCCAGATACTATGTTAAACTtgaagcagggagggaggttTGGGGTAGCCAAAGGGTCCCCTCTTGTACCTATCACAGGTATCACTAATGGATAACTacatattttttcaggttttttttcccccactttaaTCAAGGCAGTATCAGAATGCTTTTCAGTAAAGTACTGCAGAGTTGGCATACAAGATGAACATGTTTACTGTCTTTGCAGAGATAAATAAGTCACAGTGCCTCCTCTCAAGGAGCTCATAttctaatatttatcaagtaGATTATAAAGTATGTGTAGAAAATAGTACAAAAGAAGGTCATTGATTTAGAACTGGAATTTTTAACCTTGGTGCCACAGCTTTTAGGGATATTTGAATTCCTTGTAATTTGTGCAGAATGTTATATGTTCACACAGTCTGTTTTTCTGGGAAAGGGTTCATAGCatcaataaaagataaaagtggCTGGGAACCACTTACTACTAGTTGGGGGCAATCAGGAAGGAATTCCACAGGActtaaaatcaggttgtttgcAGTCATTTGTTAGGTGGGCAGGCAGAAAACAGCTAATGTAAAGGCCTAAAGACATGAAATAGCATGCTGTATGAAATATGTgaaatttgaggggcacctgactggctaagttggtagagcacacaactcttgatcctaggggttgtaagttcgagccccacgctggtggagagattacttaaaaaaaaaaaaaattgtgtatatgtatatatatatatatatatatatatatatatatgtaatttgatAATGCTACATCATAAAGTACTGATGAGACTGGAGAGACTAAGTCAAAAAAAGACCTCATACAGTCCTAAGGATTTGGATTCTGAGGTGACAGGAAGTTAAGAGGTATTAAGCAAGGGAAAGGTGTGAGACATTTTGTTATCAGGCTATTTAATAGTTCACTTATATTATTGTTAGCCTAGTTTAATTTTGACACGTAATTGAATGACATTTGATAATGTGGTTCTTGGCGTATTTTTCAAATCTTAACAAATATAAGAAAGATACCACATTTCTGTCACCATGACAATGATTGTCATGAGGAAACAAGCCTCCTTAGCAGAAGTGCACTCATTGAGTGATAGCGATTACTGTTCTTGGCAGTGGCTTCTAACACTTCAGCTTTAAATACCACTCCCTAAGCATTTGGTAAAGAAGTTACACAATCTATTAAGTAGGATTTATTCTAGAAACAATCTTATTTAAAAGACCTTTTATATTATAtcaaaccatatgaaattgctgatattttatcatttttagctATAAGATTTTCGTAGAGTTGAATCCAATACATTTAATCTCTTTATGTTCTTAATAATGGGCTTCTAGTTTATTtttgaggtgggggaaggggccacACCCATTGTCTTTTATGACTTATGTGTATGTCTATATTAACAGTAACTTTAAGTGTGGGAAGCATAAATTTCTTACTTCTTTAGAAAATCTAGATTTCGTTTCTATCCAGACATCTGTTGAGAGGTTTTTGTCAGTGGATTCACATAGTAAATGATTGCTTATGGTTTCTTCTGTCAGCTTTTAGTTTGGATGCTGAACAGCCTGATTATGATTTGGATTCTGAAGATGAAGTATTTGtgaataaactgaaaaagaaaatggacatcTGCCCATTGCAATTTGAGGAGATGATTGACCGTCTAGAAAAAGGCAGTGGTCAGCAGGTACAACTTCACTGTATATATAATAAGTAtgtttccatatatatgtatatggaaacAGGATAATATTGGGGTGAGGGTAAGTGAGCAGTCTCTGGAATTAACAAGCATGAATTCACATCCCATTGCTGCCCAGTTCTAACCTGTATAATCTTGAGCgatacgtttaaaaaaaaaaaaaaaaaaaaaggtctctgtgcctcagtttccccttctgtaaaatagagatgataaacATAAGATTGACGTGAAAATTAACTAAACTAATGTATATAAAGCGTCAGTGACTGACATGTATAAGGCACTCCACGTTTGCTGTTATTAATACTGTtgttattttggggcgcctgggtggctcagtcgttgagcgtccgCCTGCAGCTCAGGttatgttcccagggtcctgggattgagccccgcatcgggctccctgctctatgggaggcctgcttctccctctcacactccctctgcttgtgttccctctctcgctgtgtctctgtcaaaaaaaaaaaaaaaaaagttgttattttgattattgtCATTAAAGTTAGAAGTACTTTTGAACcttattatgtattatatgaaAATGACATAATGATTTTACATTTAGCCAGTCAGTCTGCAGGAAGCCAAGCTACTGCTAAAAGAAGACGATGAATTAATTAGAGAAGTTTATGAATACtggattaaaaagagaaaaaactgtcGAGGGCCATCTCTTATCCCATCAGTAAAACAAGAGAAGAGAGATGGTTCCAGCACAAATGATCCTTATGTGGCTTTTAGAAGACGTACTGAAAAAATGCAGACTCGAAAAGTAAGTgaatttggaaaactttttgtaatttttttttaatatatgaagaaTTATTTATACTTATGACATATCTCTGCATCAGAAGgctgtattttaatttgtatttaaatagaCTTTCtgtgcaaaataatgaaaaatattaatttaaaatgaatcagCCTTAGGATTCATTACACAGctattaatgatatattttaatgttaaactatttaaaaatcacatataaaattGATTTCCTGGTGATCCATATTCCCTTTCAGTGTCTTTAAATTCTAACCAGCCCTTCAaatgtatgtattcatatatattagTAACTGTGTTCAGAATGCCTCTAGTTAGAAATGTTATTGACATTAAAAAAGCAACTTCATATTTGCAGAATCGCAAAAACGATGAAGCCTCttatgaaaaaatgcttaaacTGCGTCGAGATCTGAGTCGGGCTGTTACTATTCTAGAGatgataaaaagaagagaaaagagtaaAAGGGAGCTATTGCACTTAACACTGGAAATTATGGAAAAGAGGTAAAGTATACTTTAATAGGGTCAGGAAGTATCGTACCATTAGCATTTTGTATACTGAAGTATGGTACCTAAGCAATTAACCCTGGAAATACCTTCCTTTAATAATAAGTAGAAACTATTAAATGTGTGATATGatatattttgcataattttacatgtgtttctctattttctttaaaagtgactgggttcagtaaaattaaaatatggcaGGTATAATCTTATTCTTTTGTCCTTATTTGAGTTGAGTGCaaggctgggagggagagaacattTGTCAAttctaaagtttttaatttactcACTAGAtggtactgattttttttttttttaaatacatactgGGTTTTTTAACAGAGAAGTAtaaagaagggaggggaaaagtcCCATAATCTTAACACTCAACCATTTGGCAAGGTACACAGTGACTTCTTCAAGCCTCACTCTCCTATTTCCTAGTCAGTATCTCCAAAGAAAACCACTATTAAACTTCTCATAATTCATTTCAGGAAAATTAGTTTTATAGCACAAACAATTCAAATTAGCAGAAAGTTCCTCAGCACCATTGTAAGCATTAATTTCAACATCTCCACCAAATCTTTCACCCAAATTGGCAAGTTAAATTttgaacctttatttttttttatcccagtCATGTATTTATGGTGCAAAGATAAAGCTATAAGCCAAAAACTAAACggaagaaacagaaggaattatgtactctttatttttaataagcgTTCAGCAAATTATCAGAGTTTAATCTTACCGTAAGTCTACTCAGTGTTTATAATCGTATCTCAGATATTAATAGTCCTAGGTATTTACAGCACTAACTTTAACTTTTgcagctttcttttttataatttcaggtatAATTTGGGTGACTACAATGGAGAGATCGTGTCCGAGGTTATGGCACAGAGACAGCCAATGAAACCTACTTATGCCATCCCCATCATCCCTATTAATAATAGCAGTCAATTTAAACATCAGGAAGCAATGGATGTGAAGGAGTTCAAAGCAAATAAGGTGGTAAATATTTTTGTGATAACAGTAGCTGATAACAGAATGGCGTTTTATCAgtagagtgaaaaagaaaaatacatataaacccTACCGTGAAAAATGCTGCAAAGTGAGCTTTTGATTCAAGACTGACCTGTCGATGCAACAGTAGGAATTATAAAGGGAGATACCGTATAGATgaactttttaataatttacttttccCAAAAAGAACCATAATGCCATAAACTACCTCAAACTTGATACAAATATTTAGCATATGTACACAACCATGATACTTGCCATGATCTTTTTCTTCCCATCAAGTATCATTTTTGCCTCTAACCTTTCTTTCCTATTGCATACTTCATACTTCCCCTAGCTTTTGCTGTCTGTCCACCTGCATACATATTTCTAACATGCACCGTGTTCATCAGCTCAGTCACTCCTGCTTCTGTAATATATCCTTGTGTTGTCCCTGTTTCATGATTTCATCTCTTTATCACCTAAAACTGCCCAAATTCACTCCAGAAAGCCTTTATTGTTTAGCTACCAAAtccttactattatttttgtaacACCTCCACAGTATGTTATGAGGTTTGCTTTGTGTGTATGTAAAATTGTTTGCATTATTATCTTCCCAAAATTGATTTGGTAACTCTTTAGAATAAATACTagatcccccccccctttttttttaattctcttctagaattttgatagaaaattgagaaaaaggTACAGGAGCTAGTGGTAAATACTAACTGCAGTTACAGGCTTTCAAAAGCTGAAGAACTTCTGTTCTCTTCTTTTACTTTAACTGAAACAAAATCTTTCATGAGATTATGTTTAGGTTGTAGGAACTTTATCCATGTTTCACAGAGACCAACCTGTAAGACTTTACAATATAAGATGACAAAACATAAGCATCTTATATAGCTCTTCTGAGTATAAATGACTTCGTTCTAGCtctaaacttctttttaaaacttaccccagggcgcctgggtggctcagttggttaagcgactgccttcggctcaggtcataatcctagagtcccgggatcgagtcccgcatcgggctccctgctcggcagggagtctgcttctccctcttccactccccgtttgtgttccctctctcgctgtgtctttctctgtcaaataaataaataaaatcttaaaaaaaaaaacaaaaaacttacccCAAACTGCAGCCTTGTTGAACGTGGTTTCTAGTGTTTGACTAATATTATGACTTTATTGCAGCAAGATAAAGCCGATCTTATCCGACCTAAACGTAAATATGAAAAGAAGCCCAAAGTCTTACCATCGTCTGCTGCTACTGCCCCTCAGCAGACGAGTCCTGCTGCACTGCCAGTCTTTAATGCTAAAGATTTAAATCAATACGACTTTCCCAGCTCGGATGAAGAACCTCTCTCCCAGGTAAAGATACAAATTTCTCTGTGAATATAGAGGAGAAATGGAGGAAGTCACATGTTTTGACtcacttcatttaattttaaaggttttgtctGGCTCTTCGGaagctgaagaagaaaatgatccCGATGGTCCTTTTGCTTTCCGTAGGAAAGCAGGCTGTCAGTACTATGCTGTAAGTTTCaggttctctttttaaataacaaactGTTCACCTTTAACTGAcaaaataatttggatttttttttttttagcctcacTTAGACCAAACTGGCAACTGGCCTTGGACTAGTCCTAAAGATGGAGGATTAGGGGATGTACGATACAGATACTGCTTAACTACCCTCACTGTACCCCAAAGGTGTATTGGATTTGCACGAAGACGGGTTGGGCGCGGTGGAAGGTAAGTGTTTCTGTATTCCTAGCATAGGGACAGTAGGGTAATGAAATCTAGAGCTTAAAGAGAAGGAATCCTTCTAAATAGCGTATTTGTTCCCATTTTCTGTTCCTAACTGATTTTTGACGAAAATACTTAAACTGCAAAAAGTTGTTTCAGAAGTTctgggagaggggtgcctgggtggctcagtcgttaagcgtctgccttcggctcaggtcatgatcccggggtcttgggatcgagccccacatcgggctccctgctcagcgggaagcctgcttctccctctcccactccccctccttgtgttgtctctctctctgtcaaataaataataaaatctttaaaaaaaaaaaaaagttctgggagATGTTAGGAGAAAGGATTGAATAAGCTAAGAAATGTCATGTAACTAATACACTAAGTTGTTTAATTCCTCAGTGAAAAGGCtccagaaggggcacctgggtggctcagttggttgagcgtccaactcttgatttcagctcaggtcataatctctgggtcgtgagattgaaccctgcatcagactccgcactcagggctcagcaaagagtctgcttgagatactctgcctctccctctccctttgcccctccccccacatgcgcgctctctctctctctctctctctctctctcaaatacataaataaaatctttaaaaaaaaaaaaaagactccaggaTCCATGCATGACCTGCCCTGACATCCCAGTTTTTCAGGATCTAATtactcttcttcttttgtttaaacATGATAGAACCCCTGTACACTCTAGATGCCTTTATGTGAGAATTTgtgtgggaggcaggaaggaattACAGAACAcataaaaaaagtgaagaaaaagaaagatattccCATGtaggtggagaaaaaaaaaagaacataatatcAGGGTGCTTTCAGGAAGAAACCTAAGGATGTAATTTATAGTGAATTATGGCTTAtacctgtttctttcatttttcaattctTAATTGCAGTTTTTAATCACTTAAACATTAGTTTAGAATTGTCTGGGCactgaaatgtattttatttagtgCCTTTCCCCCCATCATTATGTTGACATCAATAGTGGTGAAAATTCTGTATGTTGGCTGTATTTTATTCTATACTAGCGTAGTCAATGTTAGTATTTTAAGATGGAAACatttataaagtttatataaataacatatatccTCTAGAGTAGTGGATCTCAAATATTTTGTTGATAAGAAATTTTAATCATATAAAATAACCCAAAGCTCGCATACTTTTTACTGCTTTTCGcctacctcccccacccctgcaaaaaaaaaaaaagaatgaagtttttgcATAATAGAGAACAGATATTTTATGAAGTGTTTTGGTGCTTTGTAATGGAAGTAAAAATCTTTGGTTGAAAAgcagtttggaaagaaaaatagtctCATGTTTTATCAGTAACTTCTACTGGTAGACCAACTCATAGAACTGTTAGTAGGCCATTGCTGATGTAAAATGAATAGTGTACCTAATTCTTTAAGGTGGATTACTCTCTTTAATCAGATCGTTATAAAGTAAAAGAACTTTTATCAGAAACTGAAAATTTACccaaaaaatttgagaatttaGCTTATAGGGCTAAATACTGAAATAATCAAATTtatagcttttaaatatttagtatgaGATGGCTTTGGGGGAATTGGGAGGGTCTTTTTTAATAGTTCTTGAATAGCTATTTTACATACATGTTCCCTGCCTTATTTTTAATAGGGTCTTACTGGACAGAGCTCACTCAGACTATGACAGTATGTTTCGACATCTGGATTTGGAAATGCTTTCCTCTCCACAACATTCTCCAGTCAATCAGTTTGCCAATACCTCAGAAACAAATACCTCGGACAAATCTTTCTCTAAAGACCTCAGTCAGATACTAGTCAATATCAAATCATGTAGATGGCGGCATTTTAGGCCTCGGACACCATCCCTACATGACAGTGACAATGATGAACTCTCCTGTAGGAAATTATATAGGAGTTTAAATCGAACAGGAACAGCACAACCCGGGACCCAGACATGCAGTACCTCCACGCAAAGTAAAAGTAGCAGTGGTTCAGCACACTTTGGTATGTTTATTTGTTATGATGTACATTTCTTTAGAAATGTCAGGTTCATCCATTTTCTGAATGTGGTGTATTATATTTAAGGCCAAAAGtccttttctctcaaaataatgagaaaaaaaggaccTAGGTTAAAGTATTTGAATTCTATTTGTACGTGTGTTTTCACTTAAACACACCCACATGCAAAGGTGATTTATTACTACTTAATATATGGCATTTGTTTCCTGGATACACTCTGTGAACCCACAGTTCACAATTCAGCAATTATATTTTCatagaatatgaaaagaaaatgggccattaattgttactattttttgcTTGGACACTTCTCTAGTCTTTTATTTAAACTGTTTAAAAGTAGACCAGCAAGTCAGTAGATATGCAAAAGCCTTATCTACTGACAGTAATACAGAATAATT
The sequence above is drawn from the Neomonachus schauinslandi chromosome 5, ASM220157v2, whole genome shotgun sequence genome and encodes:
- the EPC1 gene encoding enhancer of polycomb homolog 1 isoform X2, whose protein sequence is MSKLSFRARALDASKPLPVFRCEDLPDLHEYASINRAVPQMPTGMEKEEESEHHLQRAISAQQVYGEKRDNMVIPVPEAESNIAYYESIYPGEFKMPKQLIHIQPFSLDAEQPDYDLDSEDEVFVNKLKKKMDICPLQFEEMIDRLEKGSGQQPVSLQEAKLLLKEDDELIREVYEYWIKKRKNCRGPSLIPSVKQEKRDGSSTNDPYVAFRRRTEKMQTRKNRKNDEASYEKMLKLRRDLSRAVTILEMIKRREKSKRELLHLTLEIMEKRYNLGDYNGEIVSEVMAQRQPMKPTYAIPIIPINNSSQFKHQEAMDVKEFKANKQDKADLIRPKRKYEKKPKVLPSSAATAPQQTSPAALPVFNAKDLNQYDFPSSDEEPLSQVLSGSSEAEEENDPDGPFAFRRKAGCQYYAPHLDQTGNWPWTSPKDGGLGDVRYRYCLTTLTVPQRCIGFARRRVGRGGRVLLDRAHSDYDSMFRHLDLEMLSSPQHSPVNQFANTSETNTSDKSFSKDLSQILVNIKSCRWRHFRPRTPSLHDSDNDELSCRKLYRSLNRTGTAQPGTQTCSTSTQSKSSSGSAHFAFTAEQYQQHQQQLALMQKQQLAQIQQQQANSNSSTTTAQGFVSKTLDSASAQFAASALVTSEQLMGFKMKDDVVLGIGVNGVLPASGVYKGLHLSSTTPTALVHTSPSTAGSPLLQPSNMTQTSSSHSAPSHQVTAANSATTQVLIGNNIRLTVPSSVATVNSIAPINARHIPRTLSAVPSSALKLAAAANCQVSKVPSSSSVDSVPRENHESEKPALNNIADNTVAMEVT
- the EPC1 gene encoding enhancer of polycomb homolog 1 isoform X3 produces the protein MSKLSFRARALDASKPLPVFRCEDLPDLHEYASINRAVPQMPTGMEKEEESEHHLQRAISAQQVYGEKRDNMVIPVPEAESNIAYYESIYPGEFKMPKQLIHIQPFSLDAEQPDYDLDSEDEVFVNKLKKKMDICPLQFEEMIDRLEKGSGQQPVSLQEAKLLLKEDDELIREVYEYWIKKRKNCRGPSLIPSVKQEKRDGSSTNDPYVAFRRRTEKMQTRKNRKNDEASYEKMLKLRRDLSRAVTILEMIKRREKSKRELLHLTLEIMEKRYNLGDYNGEIVSEVMAQRQPMKPTYAIPIIPINNSSQFKHQEAMDVKEFKANKQDKADLIRPKRKYEKKPKVLPSSAATAPQQTSPAALPVFNAKDLNQYDFPSSDEEPLSQVLSGSSEAEEENDPDGPFAFRRKAGCQYYAPHLDQTGNWPWTSPKDGGLGDVRYRYCLTTLTVPQRCIGFARRRVGRGGRVLLDRAHSDYDSMFRHLDLEMLSSPQHSPVNQFANTSETNTSDKSFSKDLSQILVNIKSCRWRHFRPRTPSLHDSDNDELSCRKLYRSLNRTGTAQPGTQTCSTSTQSKSSSGSAHFAFTAEQYQQHQQQLALMQKQQLAQIQQQQANSNSSTTTAQGFVSKTLDSASAQFAASALVTSEQLMGFKMKDDVVLGIGVNGVLPASVYKGLHLSSTTPTALVHTSPSTAGSPLLQPSNMTQTSSSHSAPSHQVTAANSATTQVLIGNNIRLTVPSSVATVNSIAPINARHIPRTLSAVPSSALKLAAAANCQVSKVPSSSSVDSVPRENHESEKPALNNIADNTVAMEVT
- the EPC1 gene encoding enhancer of polycomb homolog 1 isoform X4; translated protein: MSKLSFRARALDASKPLPVFRCEDLPDLHEYASINRAVPQMPTGMEKEEESEHHLQRAISAQQVYGEKRDNMVIPVPEAESNIAYYESIYPGEFKMPKQLIHIQPFSLDAEQPDYDLDSEDEVFVNKLKKKMDICPLQFEEMIDRLEKGSGQQPVSLQEAKLLLKEDDELIREVYEYWIKKRKNCRGPSLIPSVKQEKRDGSSTNDPYVAFRRRTEKMQTRKNRKNDEASYEKMLKLRRDLSRAVTILEMIKRREKSKRELLHLTLEIMEKRYNLGDYNGEIVSEVMAQRQPMKPTYAIPIIPINNSSQFKHQEAMDVKEFKANKQDKADLIRPKRKYEKKPKVLPSSAATAPQQTSPAALPVFNAKDLNQYDFPSSDEEPLSQVLSGSSEAEEENDPDGPFAFRRKAGCQYYAPHLDQTGNWPWTSPKDGGLGDVRYRYCLTTLTVPQRCIGFARRRVGRGGRVLLDRAHSDYDSMFRHLDLEMLSSPQHSPVNQFANTSETNTSDKSFSKDLTFTAEQYQQHQQQLALMQKQQLAQIQQQQANSNSSTTTAQGFVSKTLDSASAQFAASALVTSEQLMGFKMKDDVVLGIGVNGVLPASGVYKGLHLSSTTPTALVHTSPSTAGSPLLQPSNMTQTSSSHSAPSHQVTAANSATTQVLIGNNIRLTVPSSVATVNSIAPINARHIPRTLSAVPSSALKLAAAANCQVSKVPSSSSVDSVPRENHESEKPALNNIADNTVAMEVT
- the EPC1 gene encoding enhancer of polycomb homolog 1 isoform X1 translates to MSKLSFRARALDASKPLPVFRCEDLPDLHEYASINRAVPQMPTGMEKEEESEHHLQRAISAQQVYGEKRDNMVIPVPEAESNIAYYESIYPGEFKMPKQLIHIQPFSLDAEQPDYDLDSEDEVFVNKLKKKMDICPLQFEEMIDRLEKGSGQQPVSLQEAKLLLKEDDELIREVYEYWIKKRKNCRGPSLIPSVKQEKRDGSSTNDPYVAFRRRTEKMQTRKNRKNDEASYEKMLKLRRDLSRAVTILEMIKRREKSKRELLHLTLEIMEKRYNLGDYNGEIVSEVMAQRQPMKPTYAIPIIPINNSSQFKHQEAMDVKEFKANKQDKADLIRPKRKYEKKPKVLPSSAATAPQQTSPAALPVFNAKDLNQYDFPSSDEEPLSQVLSGSSEAEEENDPDGPFAFRRKAGCQYYAPHLDQTGNWPWTSPKDGGLGDVRYRYCLTTLTVPQRCIGFARRRVGRGGRVLLDRAHSDYDSMFRHLDLEMLSSPQHSPVNQFANTSETNTSDKSFSKDLSQILVNIKSCRWRHFRPRTPSLHDSDNDELSCRKLYRSLNRTGTAQPGTQTCSTSTQSKSSSGSAHFAFTAEQYQQHQQQLALMQKQQLAQIQQQQANSNSSTTTAQNLASNQQKSGFRLNLHHSHSIQGLERTLQGFVSKTLDSASAQFAASALVTSEQLMGFKMKDDVVLGIGVNGVLPASGVYKGLHLSSTTPTALVHTSPSTAGSPLLQPSNMTQTSSSHSAPSHQVTAANSATTQVLIGNNIRLTVPSSVATVNSIAPINARHIPRTLSAVPSSALKLAAAANCQVSKVPSSSSVDSVPRENHESEKPALNNIADNTVAMEVT